One genomic segment of Desulfocapsa sulfexigens DSM 10523 includes these proteins:
- the queA gene encoding tRNA preQ1(34) S-adenosylmethionine ribosyltransferase-isomerase QueA, with protein MQQEFTLQAYNYTLPPENIAQHPADAREDSRLLILNRHTGKQEHGKFHQIIDLLNPGDLLVVNNTKVFPARLHGHKKSGGKVEVFLLSYPVVSEGHNGKKHAEVTTLIKSSKRPKPGSLLLLGPDLEARVLELLDGGKVTVELSYSSDKELSTILEKYGQVPLPPYISRKEGSTDEDRKRYQTVYAQNPGAVAAPTAGLHFSENLLEAIRNKGVEFTEITLHVGHGTFAPVRCEDIRKHRIHQEYVSVSQASADKINAVRKAGGKIWAVGTTTVRTLEFMTDPDGRVQAGEDWCGLYIMPGYRFKVVDNLITNFHLPESSLLFLVSALCGREHLMDSYREAIKKGYRFYSYGDAMAIHD; from the coding sequence ATGCAACAGGAATTCACCCTCCAGGCCTACAACTATACACTTCCACCTGAAAACATTGCCCAACACCCGGCAGATGCCAGGGAAGATTCGCGCCTTCTCATCCTCAATCGCCACACAGGTAAACAGGAACATGGAAAATTCCATCAAATCATCGACCTGCTGAATCCCGGCGACCTGCTTGTAGTAAATAACACAAAAGTCTTTCCAGCACGGCTCCATGGACACAAGAAGAGTGGTGGCAAGGTAGAAGTTTTTCTCCTTTCTTACCCCGTTGTATCCGAGGGTCATAATGGAAAAAAACATGCCGAAGTGACAACGCTTATTAAAAGTTCCAAACGGCCGAAACCCGGCTCTCTGCTCCTGCTGGGACCGGACCTTGAGGCCAGGGTGCTGGAACTGCTTGATGGCGGGAAGGTCACTGTTGAGCTCTCCTATTCCAGCGATAAAGAGCTCTCCACAATCCTTGAGAAGTACGGACAGGTTCCACTCCCGCCCTATATCAGCAGGAAAGAGGGCAGTACCGACGAAGACAGGAAGCGCTACCAGACGGTTTATGCTCAAAACCCAGGAGCAGTCGCTGCGCCGACAGCAGGACTTCACTTTTCAGAGAATCTGTTAGAGGCTATTCGTAACAAAGGTGTGGAGTTTACAGAGATCACTCTCCATGTGGGGCATGGTACTTTCGCTCCAGTTCGCTGTGAGGATATCAGGAAGCACAGGATACATCAGGAATATGTTTCGGTGTCACAGGCAAGTGCTGACAAAATTAACGCAGTGCGAAAGGCAGGAGGAAAGATATGGGCAGTGGGTACGACCACGGTGCGAACCCTGGAGTTCATGACCGATCCTGACGGCAGGGTACAGGCAGGAGAAGACTGGTGCGGACTCTATATAATGCCTGGGTACAGGTTCAAGGTTGTGGACAATCTTATAACCAACTTTCACCTGCCGGAATCATCGTTGCTGTTTCTGGTTTCAGCACTCTGTGGCCGTGAACACCTGATGGACAGCTACCGGGAAGCCATCAAAAAGGGCTATCGGTTTTATTCATACGGTGATGCAATGGCCATCCACGACTGA
- a CDS encoding FmdB family zinc ribbon protein, translating into MPVYEYECPACEKVIEVQQRMSDDPLSQCPDCGGPVKKIMSMSSFKLKGGGWYADGYASTQPAGKSTSTSSTAAPPCKSSGSCPCAAANS; encoded by the coding sequence ATGCCAGTATATGAGTATGAGTGTCCAGCATGTGAAAAAGTTATTGAGGTTCAGCAGCGAATGTCCGACGATCCTTTATCTCAGTGTCCGGACTGTGGTGGGCCTGTGAAAAAAATCATGTCCATGAGTTCCTTTAAACTGAAAGGCGGCGGCTGGTACGCTGATGGCTACGCCTCTACACAGCCAGCAGGAAAGAGTACATCCACCAGTAGTACGGCGGCCCCTCCCTGTAAGTCGAGCGGCAGTTGTCCCTGCGCTGCAGCAAATTCCTGA
- the mqnB gene encoding futalosine hydrolase → MFLVVCATEFELQSLLDYSVCKADEWMSLVTGVGMVETAFNLTRFLEREKSKGENGIHAVLNLGVAGAYLADGEKQADLLQICFAEKEFFGDMGICYPDRMEPLAEDLLHRFQYVLDSDLLNRAESLLEENGLQVRRGNFVTVCGVSATAGRGAMLRQRYDALCENMEGAAVARICEEYMLPLLEMRAVSNYVEDRDLTRWKLKEACDQAGKAAAMLLKGLKNE, encoded by the coding sequence ATGTTCCTTGTCGTTTGCGCAACAGAATTTGAGCTCCAATCACTGCTGGATTACAGTGTTTGTAAGGCTGACGAATGGATGAGCCTGGTCACTGGAGTCGGTATGGTGGAAACAGCATTCAATCTGACCCGGTTCCTTGAAAGAGAAAAGAGCAAGGGGGAGAATGGAATTCATGCTGTCCTGAATCTCGGAGTCGCTGGTGCCTATCTGGCTGATGGAGAAAAACAGGCAGACCTTCTGCAGATCTGTTTTGCTGAGAAAGAATTTTTTGGAGATATGGGAATCTGTTATCCAGACCGTATGGAACCCCTTGCTGAGGACTTGCTGCATAGATTTCAGTATGTTTTGGACTCCGATCTCCTCAATCGGGCCGAGTCTCTGCTGGAAGAAAACGGTCTTCAGGTTCGGCGCGGAAATTTTGTTACCGTGTGTGGAGTGAGCGCGACCGCCGGTCGTGGCGCAATGCTCAGGCAAAGGTATGATGCTCTCTGTGAAAACATGGAAGGCGCAGCCGTTGCCAGGATCTGCGAGGAATATATGCTGCCTCTACTTGAAATGCGTGCAGTTTCCAACTATGTCGAAGATCGTGATCTAACGCGTTGGAAATTAA